Genomic window (Diabrotica undecimpunctata isolate CICGRU chromosome 6, icDiaUnde3, whole genome shotgun sequence):
ATACCATTTGTTTCCGGCCATGGAAAAAGAAATGCAAGGAAACGTCAAAGCACTTCTATTCTTAATTTAACTTAAAATTTAAAGGAGgcaaaagaaaaaagcaaaccgAAACCAGAGATCCCTCCAAAAATAAAAGGAGCGGTAAAAAGGAATGTTTTTATAGAATGCGAGTCAGAAAACGAAAAAGAACCTTTTTCTGCTGATGAAGAAAATGATTATGCTGTTTGCATTAACTGTACAGACTGTACAAGTTGTCTAAAAAAGGTGAGCTATGGCTATGATCCCAAAAGTGGGTAGTCCGGCACACACAAGAGTGTGCCGGactagacaaaaaaacaaaaatgtttttttgtgaGATTTTTACCGACTGGATAATATCAATCTCTATTAATGTGTCATTTTGCCCGCCAGGTGGGGTAAAATTAACTTTTCTTGTTCATTTTTATATGTCTGCATTATATTTAAGGTATTTTTGTTCCGTGCGAATTACTTTATTCAAATCTAAAAGTGGGAAAATTACTCCCAAAAGTGGGTGATGTCTAGAAGGAGATTAAATTTAGTTAATATGATTGGTAGTAaggttttttaaatgtttgactgaTGGGATTGTGTGGGAAGTGAGATTATTGTGCTGCTGTTTACTACTTACCTTACCAGTTTAGTTTTTGTTGTCAGAGAAGTAGGTGTTTGTAATGTCTGCTGTAAAGCAGCAATTCTGAATCCGACCTAGATTTCGATTACGAAGACTCTGACGAAGATATAAATTCAGAAAGTGATTATTTAACTACAGACGAGGAGGAAGATGATGAACCAGTACAATTCGGGGATTGAAAAGGTATTTCAAATCCATTTGGCGACCAAAGATCTTCTCCAAAGAATCGTCTTGAACCTTCTGATGATTTTTACCCTGCTATAGATATTGATTCTCAAAAATCCGCCAAAGAATGCTTCGAAGCATTGGTTTCAGTTAAAATAGTTAGAGGCCTTTGTGACTGGACCAACGAGCGTGCTAAactatattttgattaataaatttaataaaattattttatttctaaaattagtgttattattacattattaactttaattagtTGTAGAATGATATTATATTTTAAGAGACCGCGCGAAGCCGCTCGGTAAGTGCTCGAATCCGTATGTAGGAGCCGACTTGCCGAATGACGGTCCGGCACGAAGCGGTTAAAACAAAGATTAGGATGGCAAACTGCATAATTTTGCCAACACGAACATACGCCTCAGCAGCATGGAGACATACGTGTAAACCCAACAAAAAAAGGATACAGGCCGTCCAGACTTTCACGATCAGAGAGGCTCTGAATATTCCTAAGTACGTCCTATTAAGGTACTTATTTAGGGATTCACAACAAAGGAGAATCCTGAGAACAACGAAAGAGCATACGAGATATTCAACAACCTCAAGAACCACCCGAGCAGATTATTAAGAGAGTTGACAGACTATGACGAAAACGTAAGCACGATACATTGACTGCCCAGGCAGCAGCTAGCAGTATATAGAGATAACCCAGAAGattaataaagaatgagataTCGCCATGCGATAGTCTAACGCTCGCAGTAGCAGAATAAAAATACCTATAATATgttgtttcttttatttagttgttttatttcactaacCAGTTATACTGTAAaagataaaaaccaaaaaatatatgcgCGGGGTGTGTGATGGCCATATACTCCCCACCCATTGCTACATGTTGCAAAATAATGCTGTTTAAAAGCATTATTTAAGGTGGAACATATGGATTGATAATTTATCTAAAAGATGGCATTAAAAACTGGTTTTTGAGAAAAATGGACTTATGAAGTTTTTACATTAGGCCGATGATATGGAAATATGGACAGGTGTAAATAAGGTAGGTATAACCAAATAAACGCCCGTGGATCAACTAAGAACATGGATCATAACATTTTCAAACTTATATGCTGTTACGTTATCGGGAAACACACACGACAATAAAAGAATTGATAAACTTATTAGAAGAGAATCATTTAGAAAATACTTTGGTTCAGAGTAGGCTATAGGAGTGCAAAAATGCACCGTCTGCAACCGGAAAAGCATATTGCCAAATAAACATTAGACCTGTATGCGCCATAGTGTATGTGTGTACTGCGGAAAACTAGCAGGAATCAGCTCATAGTCATAATCGGCTCCCTTACTGGACATTAACCTTCAATGGTCAATGGGCAGTCAAGTCAACGGACACCTTCATTCATGAGGCTGCTTCATGAAGCCTGAGCTGCTAACTTTATAGCATAAAACCTGAAACAGTCAACTATATCTTGTGTGACTACCAGGAATCATGAATAAATGATATACATGGGTGCAATAAGCTAATTGTCCTAAAAAATAATCCTTATTGACTTCCTTAACAGTGAGAAAACATTGTATGTTAAAATAAAAGAGATATAATTGATGATTACCCAACGTTCGCGACAATTATATAGGTCATCCCGCAATAGGTAATGACTCATTGTACCATGGGTAATGACAAACAGATGAATCTGCGACTAACTGTGCAATAAAATCCACACGTCTCCAAAAAATAGGAGATTTAGTTAGAAATACAAATTGGAGTgtaaattttgtcaaaataactttttgtttaataaaatattaaattgagtccttaaaatattcttataaacaaattctactttttaattttatttatttattgttttcccTAAAATACGTGATTTTGCAACGGAATTATCCGATCTTTTATAGTTCATAATTAATATTTCTAGCCAATGAAAATATAAccactaaattaaaataaaactaaattatttttaataaacttctaatattaaacattttagatTTATGTGTTATATATGGTTATATTTTGTAACTCTGAGATAAAtaccacagtatagacaacatACCATCCTGCTGACATTATTAGGTATGGTAACCTAATATGTGGAAGACCCAAATTGTCTAAAACAGAAGAAGATTTTTAACGTCAAAATTACTTGCAACTGTACTGTAATGTtgtccttttctttcttttactaGTTTTGAGTGTAGTGAGAATGGCTGCCGGAGTaagttttaattaatatttacaatATCCTGTTATTCTGAATCCATCCTCcacttttataattataaatatgtggtactttgagtattttaaatattttaatgtttattttttagacACTTTACACTTATCCCGATAATTTCCGGGCCGCAAAAACTCTTATTGCCGCACAATATGCCAAGGCAAACGTCAAAGTAGCATCCAATTTTGTTTTTGGAGAAACTAATAAGACTAAAGAGTTCACCAAGAAATTTCCAAGTGGAAAGGTAGGTAAACAACATTGATTTTaagagttttttttaaatattttttttgtttacgtTAGTCAACTGGAATTCTGAGATATATAAAACTGGATAAACTCcattttatagtattttttaacCAAATTCCCTTTTTTAGGTTCCTGCGTTTGAATCAAACGATGGCAAGTACCTTCAAGACAGCAACGCTATCGCTTACTATGTTTCCAATGAACAACTAAGAGGAAAAAATGAATATGATAGAGCACAAATTTTACAATGGATTGGCTTTGCTGAAGGTGAAATTGTTCCAGCAGCATGTGCCTGGGTATTCCCTATCTTGGGTATTGTTAAAAATAACAGTGGTAATGATGAGGTCAGTACTTATGTCttaatttaaacaaaactgtTTATACTTCACATATCAATTTCAATTATTGCATTAGTAGCAAAGTGTATGATGAAATTTAAATCTGTGTTGattaaaattacttctttttgcTCAATATTGTTGGGCAAGCATTTAGCAACAACTAAGATTTAATATAACTATCaagatttatttaaattaaaatcttactaaaaaaatgtttcaacAAATGGTATTAATAACATTAGCAGTAAATATTATCtttaaatttcatattttgccaaaaaataaatgtttgctTCCTGTAGCTTAAAACCTGCCTTGCTAGAAAAATTCTTTTCAATAAGTGGAATTAATAATTatcattaaatatattatttaaatttccaAAATTTGCCAAAAAATAAGGAATGTTGGTTTGTAGCTTAAAATCTGTAGGTAGTGTTTTAgatccaataattttttttattattcctgaCTTCCTGTAAGACCATCAAACCAGAAACATAACTATGAATATATTGAGTACCAGCTACACTGGCAGAAGAAAATAGAAGCTAGAGGAGAAAAAGATAAAAAAGGGAGAAACATGAAATTTACACAATGGACTTGCAGTCTGTCCTACTAAGTCCTAAATCAACAGTTTCACTTCTATATTACACAATGAAAATGTGAAGTGgctttattattaaataaagtaaagatttTTGGCTTAAATGAAGATTATGTTGATTACTATTAATATTGTAACAAGAggtttttaacaaattaaaataaaattaagtaatagGCATATTTGCTGCCCTTAGTTTGAATAACAACTGGCATTGTATCAAATTTAGCACATAGTTGTGGCAAAGTACACAGAGGGTTATTTTTTAGGCATTGTTTCATTTTGTGCCAAAGTATCTATTGGATTTCGGTTGCTAGAAGGATGTGACAAAACTTTAATGGCATGTTCTGCTATCCATTTTTTGGTTGATTTAATTGTATGGCATGAGGCCATATCCTGTTAAAAGATAAAATCTCTGGGTGGATATAACTTCACTGCACTTGGTTAAAAACAAATGTTCCAGAACATCTTGATATTTGGCTATGTTTACTATGCCTTTAATAAAATGTAAAGTTCCCAACCCTTCAGCTGATGTACAACCCCACACCATGATCCATCTGGAAACTTTATATTTCTTTTCAGACAATCCCTATGGAATGCTTCTGTTTTTTTTCTTATCACATGCTTTGAGTAATCGCCCACATAGAAATCAAATTTGCTTCCATAACTGTAGATAACTTTCTCCTAGTTATATTTGGTCCATGAAAGTTTTGATTTAGcccaaatataattaattttttctgCCAATAATGGCTTTTCTTTGGCCTACTCAAGtaaatcaaaaaatagaaaatttatattgcaGAGAGACCCCACAGACAGATTCTGTGTATATATTTGTGATGACATTCTCTTGAAACATGCATCCCAGTTTCTCTATTCCATGTAGCAGTTACCTCTAATACTGTATTTCTTCTTCCTGAGTTACAGATTCTAATTAAATGACACACTCCTTTGAGAAACAGCTTTTGGAGAGGttttactttttaattatattagtcaCAAAAGTTGTTGCTACAGTCAATTCACTGGAAATTTCCACATGTAGTTATTGTATTTTACTTGTAATAAAACTCACGGCTGTTAATTATTCATACTCAAATGACATGTGAcaattaattttgataatacACTACCTACTCCTATGTTAGATTTCAAAGTCTTCTTTGTGTTAGGTTGATAAAACTTTGGAAACTTGAGGAAAAGCAAAAAATGGCCCAATATTTAGTTTTCAGCACCTCTCAATTATCAAACAATTAAATAGtaatcaatataaaatatataattaagctgtaaaaataattttatacatcAGTCATAAAAATACATCATAAAAATGTTGTaaatttcatatttacaaattaaatgaatttcAGTAAATTAACATTTTATTCCAAAATAACTGCTAGTTCCAACATATAGTTGTTAGGGCTtatcagtggcggctcgtggcttgagagacaaggtcggcaaggtattttttgtctcctcagataggtatactgtctaataaagacttaagtaaatcatcataggagattttttgttttcttgttttttgttttttttttgttttttcctataaatttagaacctaaacatgttataaattaactcaagtctacgttgtttggaagtagcaaaatgggttataacgtcatcgtaaaatttattagagttttggagagattttaagttttttttctattgacatttgagacaagcttgacattctctcttgtttcatggtatttcgacaataagttttgattcttttgaggcaagagaaatctcgttcatttgaggcagacgttggtggtaatgagagaattaatgacaataatttattaatttcggtaacagtttgttgtaatgaattgcagtatataaaattatacatatcttgtaacttatcccatcttccgaaaatatttggatcagcatataaaacttttaattaatttgctaattttattttattaaagaatgatggataatttttaattaacctgtctaataaatatcttggaaattctttggcacaacttttaaattttgaatcgtcaaagaggtcaaaaatttgcaaatcttcaaaattcgaaaaacgagtatctatttgcataataatagtatccaaaatttcaaaatatactcgtttttcgatatctgtttctgtgtcatgcctttgtcttttttttgggggttcggaaatatcaagcgagtccaaaacttcactgcgtatatactggaaattactatcattacgaaaatctctgagattttgcaccagtcttgttattttatttttggaatgaataatgtcagttaactgattttgaacaacattgaatatcaaatcggttttggtaaacactttcttaaaaatatttaaaagtatgttaaaagaataatcatttaataaagttttcaaaccgattggttcacggatcgagatatcatcactttgaaaatcgtcgcattcaataataaaatcaaaaacttccaaaagctgttcacgaaaatctgctacagtgaaaactaaccgagatttaaaattccatcgcgtctgacaaactgttggcatttttttcgaaacaaaccgttctaaaacattagtctgTTTTAGGTgagcttgagaaaaatgaagcaaatccgcttaaactgacaaaaaaaagacgacattctttaatttttttacatgtatcctgcaaaactaaattcattctatgcgcatgacagtgagtaaataaagcttgcgTTGCAATAGTGCAACTTTTGCCTGGAGACCATTTAATTCACCAGACATCACGGCagcgccgtcataagtttgccctaccaatttatttttgatatcaaaaaattttaatctgtcctttaaaacaccaaaaatatattctgccttatggcttttactcacgtctgtaaaacctaaaaacctctcatagatattatcacgtaacgcgtatcgaacaacaattgataattgtgaatgacatgatatgtcggtagtttcatctatgtcggtttcctgaatctcagattcaataacgttactcaaaatgtaactaattgattctattaattcattctggatcattttagatacaccgctaaatgtcttcgaatcagaaagtaaattagaaaattccaaatcgtatttcttaaacatttttattagttccctataattaccttgatttaacgaatgctccgattcatcgtgttccctaaaagataattcctgacaacttaaaaaaattacaatatcaattaaacgacgtaaaactgcgtgattattttttacaatttcgttatgtttaatagcattttcacgttgggcattatctgatgaaacatagatattttgttaAGCTGTTTTGTTAGGCTGTAagtatgatctttcgaaatatcatgtttatgtaaagccctaaataattcctttaaattatcgtaaccagattcacaccacggattttgatgtttgtccctatttgtcgaaaataaaatgcaaggccaacagaaaagtttgttttttatttcactctcggtaagccatgagtacttgctgtaccaattatctgaaaatgatctattacttcccttacccgcactaatatttataagccgggacattttaggcaaaggacgccccttatttttaataacaatttgttcttcgtatggaatagatgaaaacccattatgcaaaatataatttacaatatcagacttatcaatacttacagtttctcccatggcttgcattttttaggttaatttacctgaatttgtttacactttaatttaaaaaaaacttctatgtcaaaccctttaacctttaactatttacggcagacgtaacgtatcacagtattactttagaaaataaaaataaatcacataAAGAAAGGCTAGTTCGTGCACTGAATATCACTTCACTTTACTACTTACGTTCTTATatgaaataacatttcatcccgcgCTCGCAATGTACAGTTCGCGACCAATCACCAATCTAAATGAAGCATCGGCAAATTTAATTTTGCTGTACTTGGTAATTAAGTTCATAtggaaaaaaatgtatatttggttgctaatcaactaatattccgttgatGTTTACAAGTAAATCGTCAAGGTTGGGATCGGCTCGCCGAAAACGCAAAACGTGCCTTTTTAAGAATCCACAGGCGGATGGATGTCTCCGATATCGGATCATCAATTCTAAAAGTGTCtacgcagggatcacttaacgctcagattggacgaattcttttaaaaaccatgaataaaatttagtctggtcGAATTGGTCGAATTCTTTTTAAAAACCATTaataaaatttagtctttattatctcattatctcacagatatttttttatttcacaaaaacaaatgacatcaactgattacctgccacaattaattattgaaatactgattaaattaaatattaaaaaaatctataatgtCTATAAAGGTGTGGGTCGGCCCTGCCGACCCTGACCGGCCGCCACTGGGGCTCATATTAGCAGTAGACAAGAAAATTATAATTTGTCAAGAAGTTTCTACGAAAGGGTCAAACACATGATGGTTAACTAACTTAATATGCATGctaaaattgaaagaaaataaaaataaatctggCAGCTGACTATGTTGAGGTTAGAGTCTAGACAAAACTCCAGACCTTATATAGTAAAGTATTTACCTCATAACTTTTCAAATCTGTCAAATGTTTACCAATATGTAATTAACTCTTAGATTTCTAAAATAAACTAAAGAATTATAGCAAAACTAcaactttaaaaaagttttaaaattatttagtttTTGTGTTCcctgttaaatttttgtttttttttttggagttGCAAGGTTTTCTAATGAGGATATCATTATGTTGCTTATTAATACATAAAGcacaaacaaatttaaataaaaaaacattcttaagcatgtttaattttttttttgaaaactccATCACATTTCTGAGACAGTGTAAGGTGATGGTGTCTGAAGTGTATGTATAAGCTGAATAAATTGCAATAGGactattttatataaatagttttgtaaagttagttttctgaatttaaatagataatattaatgtattattttcaaaCCATTTTGATGTTTTATTTTTAGACTTTCCAAAGAGCAAAGGAAGACCTCAAATCCTCTTTGTCTATTCTCAACAGCCACTTACTTGCCCACACTTACTTGGTAGGAGAGAGAATCACTCTAGCTGATATTGTAGTTGCCTGCAATCTATTGAATGCCTACAAATATGTACTTGATCCCAACTTTAGAAAATCTTTTGGTAATGTCAATAGATGGTTCAACACACTTATTAACCAGCCACAATTCAAAGCTGTACTTGGAGAAGTTAAACTTTGCAGTGCAGTTGCTCAACCTGGAACTTTAACTGCTGCAGCCGCAACACCAGGTAAATATTCAtagttataaatatttaaatttttaatgacttGTTTAAATGGTAAATAGGCCCTAGGATGTGATATTTTTCTGCAGTTCTCTTAGATTTTAACAcctacagtgggtgatcaaattattatgatcacttcaaaaaaactttgtattttgctgtttaataaagaataaaactgcATATTATAAGCTTCTAATAAtgtgaatataatataaaaatagatcatAAACACGATCTTTtacaacattttaaaatatttttttctttgaccttaaataacaatttttttaaatattttgtgtgaCCTCCTTTAGCTTCGATGACAGCTTTGATCCTCTTTGGCATGGTTTGAATGTTTCTCAGGCAGTCTTCTTTTATTTTACTGTTTCTGTGCCAGGTGGCAATGAGTCTCTCAATTAACTGCTGCTTATTTGTGACAGTTTCCTGGGCAATCTCTCTCTTTATAAGCTCCCATAGATTTTCGATCGGATTGAGGTCTGAGGAATTACCTGGCCACATCAgtactttaattttctttttttccagGTACGATGTTACTGTTTTTGCCTTATGGCACGGTGCTGAATCGTGCATAAAGGTAAAATCCTCTGATTCGCCAAACCAGTCTTTGATTTGTAGCATGAGCTTTCTTTCCAGAACTTCAATATACTGATGTTGATTCATCATTCCATTCACAATGTACAGCCTACCTGTACCCTTACTGTTGATCACAGACCATACCATGATCTTGAGAGGATGCTTTACTCGCTACACTATGCAATCCTTGTGATATTTTTCACCCAATCGCCTTCGGACGAAGGCCGACTTATTCATAAGTATCTCCACTGTAGACTCATCGGAGAAACAAACCTGTGAATAtaaaaaactaagatatttttttaaaatgaaaacaGTGGTTATAGGGATTTAAACTTTAGTAGTGACGTAATTTACCTTATTCCAATCCTCAACTGTCCAATTTTGGTGTTCTTTGGCCCATTTCAGTCTCTTTTTCATCATTGCGATGGTCAACTTTGACTTTTCGGCAGGGCGACATGATTTGAAACCTTGCTCGGCAAGCCTTCTGCGGACTGTCATGTCAGAAACTGGCATCCCAGCTTCACGAATAAGTCTCGTGAGTATTCTTCTTGGCTTCTTTCTATTGTTAAAAAGAAGATATCCCTCATTTTTCTTTCGTCTCTGGGTATAGTGACACGCTTTCGACCACATTTTTGGGCACGCTGGTGAGTCAGGGGTTTGTtggtatccatttttttcttgatatTGCTCACTGTTGCTTGCGTTACTTGGCATTGTTGAGCTATCTGACGTTGGGAAAGCTTTGTATTCAataaaagtgtctttatctccacCATTTTACACACAGGGACGTCTTTAGCCTTACCCATTATGATTTTCTTCTCAAAAAtcgaaatgttttgaaaatgtctttaaaattaaaactaatagtTTTTTTCACTCACAATCACCactaatatattaataaaatatactaCAAAGATAAAACGATACTAATATttcaaaaacaatacaaaaacatacaaattcaGTTGTAAACTCCAAGCGCAAATTCACCACAATGTGTATGTTGTCACGTAATTTGACACAAATGACAGTTCTAGAACTGTAGACGTCATAAAAGTAAGGTTATTAGTGACAAAATATATTGGCATACCTTAATCGTATAGCAGCatatgattttattataaaatttttgaataaatttgaAAAACCTAAACTTTTGTGAttgatcataataatttgatcacccactgtacattttttttatcaacgattttattgataaatattttgTCATAAGATGAAAGAGCATGCCTATAGAAAGCTTTCTCTTATTGTAGGACAAAACCATATTTCAGACCTTTCTAGATATCTATACAACTTGTTTTCAAATTCCATTCATGCATTTTGTTCCAGTATAACTATTTTCTAATCTAATTAGATTAACATTGTTTTATAAGACATTTTTTACCACAATTTCCACTAGCCTAGAGTCTTTCATTTTTAACTTTTTCCATGAATatagttttttcttttccttgCACTTCTGTATTAAAACTAAGGAAAATTCTAAGGGTTTCTCTTTGCCTAATGTATGTTCATGAACTAATGAATCACTGATCAATGTGAAGTTTTGAGATTTGTTATTTTAGTGTACTTTAATTAATTACTATCATGGGTATTTTTGGGTATGGGTAACATGTTTTATATCATGGCTATACTGCAAAAAGTGACCAAGtcaaattattaacaattaaccACTATCAAAAAATGTGTCTCATATGTACATCCATTACTCAAATGTGATTTAGAGAtatatgttattttaatattaaaatagagTTTGATGTGATGGACTTCAGATATATGTTACTAATGAGGCAGTGAAGTTCAATTGTTAAAAATTTGATTTGGTCACTTTTGACAGTAGGTATAttctaataattttcaaaataatttcatcCTTGGgccaaaacaattttatttttgtataatcttATTAAATCTATAAAAAAGTTTCCTTTAAAATTTACAAGCTGCTCACAACAAAGCTAAACCAAATGGAAATGCTGAAGTTGTGGAAAAAACTAATAAGAAAAAGAGTAAGTTGTTAAGAGTTTTATTATCCTGTAGAGTTTATTTTCTGTAGATCTTACCCTTTTTAATAGACATGTAGatttataattttcattacagTTTTACTGATATTCATTGTAGATTGGATAGCATTTGgcaaataatttcatttgtaactttagaacatttattttatctgtacattACAGCTATGTATGTTATTAAATATGAGAAGTTGTAGTAATACTCTCAAAATTTATATCATAGCTATATAATTTGTCaaacattgaaaaatatatgtGATCCAGTAGATCACTGAAAGAGCAGGTGAGCATTGTTGCACAAGGAATGAGAAAGTATAATGATTCACAATCTAAAATATCCTCCTGTAACCAACCAACTTtcaacaaatataaaatatgtcaTAATCAGAACATAAAATAGAACTAATGAGATCTTGAATTTTTGTATGAAGTCCTCTGACATTTTGACAATAAATTTGTAATGGAGATGAAATTAGTTTTTTCCTTCTGTCTTGAATGATTGAATTTTTAGTACACCATTTCTGTATTTTATGGCAATGTCTTTTTCgcctttattttctttcttttaattcTTTCCAAGCTTTACTGAACATATCCCTTTGTATATTTGTTTGATCACTATTTATTTTGAGTTCTGTAATCTTTTTTTATTCCTTAAAATGTCCTTAACActattattagaaaaaataacTAAGAGGAAGATACTTAGTATCTGTGTTCTATCCTACTGGAATAACTTTCACTACATCATCTATTGCTTCATCTTTTCCTATTTCCTTCATAATTTCCTCGACTTTCTGTCTT
Coding sequences:
- the eEF1gamma gene encoding elongation factor 1-gamma; this encodes MAAGTLYTYPDNFRAAKTLIAAQYAKANVKVASNFVFGETNKTKEFTKKFPSGKVPAFESNDGKYLQDSNAIAYYVSNEQLRGKNEYDRAQILQWIGFAEGEIVPAACAWVFPILGIVKNNSGNDETFQRAKEDLKSSLSILNSHLLAHTYLVGERITLADIVVACNLLNAYKYVLDPNFRKSFGNVNRWFNTLINQPQFKAVLGEVKLCSAVAQPGTLTAAAATPGKGKKKEEKKQEKKPQPPKEKKEKEQPEELDAAEAALAEEPKSRDPFSELPKGTFVMDDFKRVYSNEEESKSIAYFWEKFDPENYSIWYGEYKYPEELSKVFMSCNLITGMQQRLDKMRKQAFASVCLFGEDNNSTISGIWVWRGQELAFTLSPDWQVDYESYEWKKLDAKSEETKKLVEQYFSWTGTDKQGRKFNQGKIFK